The DNA region ACTCCCTTGCCGCAACTGGCAACCGTCTTCCCCCTTCCCCACCACCCCTACACCGCCCAACCCTCGTATCCACCTTACCCTTACCCTTACGCCCCATCCCTTGGGGTTGGTGTACTTCCCTTTCACGATGCTCAGCTTCCccacgccgccgccgccgccgccgccgttcCATTCCCTCACTTCACCTCCGCCGCATATGcagctcctcctcctcctttcccGTCGCCTCACCTGTCCACGTCACCAACCCGGTCGTTGCTCCTGAGTCCCTTACCATCGGACCTGGCGGTTAGCGAGTCCTCACTGAGGCGCGAACTTGAAGTGTTCGGTGACGTCAGAGGGGTCCAGATGGAAGCCCTCCATGACGGAATCGTGACGGTCCATTTTTATGACCTCAGGGACGCCGAAACGGCGCTAACGGCGATTCGACAGCAACACATGCAGCACCAGGAGAGGCTCCGCAACCACTATGCCTCGTTGTTCAAGGCCAGAAGCGCGTTTCCTCTACCGCCACCGCCGCCGGTGGTTTCTCCGCCGGCGCCCGGTCTCATCGCCGGGAGAGCTGTGTGGGCGCAGTACGTTCTCCCGGTTTGCAACGCCGTCCCGGACGGTCAGAACCAAGGCACCGTCGTGGTCTTTAACTTGGACTCGGACGTTTCCGCCGAGAATCTCAAACGCGTTTTTGAGGCTTTCGGTATCTCTCGCTCTCTCAGCCAAAACAGAATTCCATTAATGTcgtttagtttatgttttctCGTCGTTTTATTTGTCTCCTTTTCGTTAAGTGAGAGTGAGATCTGAGAACTATGAAGGAGATAAAAAAGCTGTTGGAATTCAGTTAAACTTTTTTTCCATATTATATTCTATgccttctttttaattttaagtgaTGTTGAAACGTCTCTATCTCATTCTTTTGTGAGTATCTCTTTTcttaatctttttatcttttggcTTTTGGTTTCAATTTTTATAGGTGCAGTAAAGGAACTAAGAGATACACCGTCGAAAAAGAATCAAAGGTTTGTGGAGTTCTATGACGTTAGAGATGCGGCGAAGGCATTGAAAGAAATGGACGGGAAGGAAATTTATGGTAGAAAGGTTGTAATTGAGTTCAGTAGACCCGGTGGTCAAAGCAGAAAGTTCTTCCATTCCCCAGCTTCTAAACAAAAGTCTTTGAACCTGAATAATGTTCCACCGTTCTATGCTTCGAATCATCCTCATCACGTGCAACGCAAAAACTCGCGTCGTTTTGGAAGTTCATGCTGGAACTCTTCATGTTCTACTACATTTCCGCAATTGCCCTTGTGGAAGAGTTCAGGTGGTGGAAGCAAGGGAAGCGTGAACGGGGGTTCGGATTCTGGGTCCGTTGAGGCAGTTGGGAACGCCGTTTCGGAGGAGCAGCTGCAGCGGCGCTCGGACGCTAGTCAGAAGAGGAGTCCCGTTAAAGAAAGCGGCGAGGTCGGTGAAGGAAGCGTAAAACACCACTACCAGcaacatcatcaacaacaacatatAGTAAAGAGTAGACACTGGAAGGGGAAGCAAGGGAAGAAGCACGAGACAAGGTTTCTAATTAGAGAAGACGCCATTGTGGAGTCTAGTTCCAGAGATCCACGAACTACTGTGATGATCAAGAACATTCCCAACAAGTATAGGttagtaaatttatttttaatttaatgtttgTGAAATCCGGGGTCTATCTGATCCCtcaaaaaggggggggggggataaTCGTTAACGTATCCGTTGACCATTGAATTGGATGTGAAGACTGTATAAAACGTTTAGTACTGtgcacatcaaaattaaactctaattacAATTACTCATGTTTATGTATAATTGTTAAAAATTTACTTTAAAATGTAATCCTATTGGGAGTATTCCAAATGGACATATGGGGTAATATTTTGGTCCCTCTGAAATCTTGTTGATACTGtgcatttcttttgtttttctttgactTGATGTAGTCAGAAGCTACTATTAAATATGCTGGACAACCATTGCATACACTGCAACGAACAGATTGGCGACGACGAGGACCAACCATTGTCTTCCTACGATTTTGTGTACCTTCCAATTGATTTCAAGTAATTCTCATCGTCTTACTCATacatactttctcttttttatttttatttttttcctcctaATGTTCTATCGATTTACGTGTTTGCACTGTACAAATACTATTTCACTCCTATTTACTGGTCAAAGTGCAAAAAATACTATTAGAAATCGTCGGAGTTTTTGTTAAAGAATCCGTCATTGTTATATCCTCTAATTTCAATTACTATTACAATTACAATTAGCATAATTTGTGGCAATTTCTAATTACATTGCTGTGTACCAAAGACTATTATTTCCAATAATGCATTAATGTTGTAGTAAATGTTGTCACAGCAACAAGTGCAATGTGGGGTATGGGTTTGTGAACATGACATCTCCCGAAGCCACTCTGCGGCTATATAAGGCGTTCCACCTGCAACATTGGGAGGTATTCAATTCCAGGAAAATTTGTGAAGTTACATATGCAAGAGTCCAggtatttcattatttataatgCTTGAGAGTTTCATTATTTCCACTAATTAATAAATCTGCCTATATACATGAACTATTAATGACACAAATAATACTctatttattctcttttatttgatGTAATCTTTTAGATATACTACTATCAGTACACTTCGAATTAGTCAAGTTGGTTAGTAATTTAATTCCGTAACTCCCGGTTTCTCATGGTAAGTTCCAGATGCTGGTGTAATACATGAAAAATTGACAATTCAACTACATCAATCTAAAGTAAGATAGAAAAGACAAAGTGACAAACTATAGTATTTAATTGTGATACGCCGAAAATGTatctgtaattttattttttgatagcaGTTAAAGTCAATaataattgcagaatgtaaaagcGTTTTTCGTGTTTCTAATTAAATCCATTGTAATATAGCATTAATCTATATGAAAACAAGAATAGTATTTAACTCGTTATGCAAgtacatttattttttatatatgtataaaggGTTTGGAAGCTTTGAAAGAGCATTTCAAGAACTCAAAGTTCCCATGCGAGATGGAGCACTACCTGCCGGTGGTGTTTTCACCTCCTCGGGACGGTAAGTCCCTGACGGAGCCACTTCCAATAGTTGGCAACAACaagaacaaccaccaccaccaccacagcatTATTATTCCCATGGCCATGATGAACGTTCAAAATGGTGTCCAAAActctgatgaggatgatgatgattttgatgatgatgatagggCAACAAGAAGTGCTTCTACAATTGCTTGTGAAGACGTGCATAGTAGCCAAAGTGGCGGCGtatgtgatgatgattgatgaaaaCACTGAGTAGTGGTTGGAGAATAGTGCTGCTCCCTTCTGATGTTACAAATGTGTAAGTAAAAGGGTGGCATGTGCATGTTTGGTTTCTTGTCAATGTGTGACATTTAAGACTCTTATGAACCACACTCACACACCCTGCTGGTGGATTAACCATCCCATGTCTtaagtttttcctttttttctcctCAAATATTTTCATTTATTGCTAGTAGTAGTTTCAGCCTAGTTGTATTAATTGAGTGTATTGATTAATAGTCctctttttttcacttttttttttatttcatcctTTAAGAAATCTCTTGTAGCCTTGTAAGGTCCTGCCATTTCCGATGTAATGGTCATTTAAGCATTTTCGAgaatgaattcttttttttttttggaaaaaagtaAAGTTGTTAACCgtacttttttattatataaaatttttataataaatttaattaacttgTGTTTTAAGGttatatttaaaaagtataataataaaattattttaatatttgtaatATATTCAATACATtcaaaatgtaaaataaattaatttttgcaataatttttataatagatTTTTTATTGGTATATTTAATCTATGCCTGCGGAGCACaagttaacaattttttttaattttatttaaagaatataCACGAGACTCCATTTGacaatatcatttaaaaaaattgtgaagatactttcaacatttttttcttaaatttgaagtttagaattttgatgtgattattgaaattgatatatatttaaatatttttgtcaattaaGTTCAATTAAATTGGTTTTAATCCAATAAAATTACTCGCATAAAGTATGcaaaagttaatatttttttgtgttatttcttctttttgtgtgttttctttttttcatcaattttttattattgttgtatttattttattatgtctCTTTTTTCCTTCGGGTGTTATTgtagtatttttatttcttttttctgtttttttttttattattattattcttaagaaggtgaaaataaaaaatcataagaaataaaacaaaaagaaaaagatgatgacgatgacgaagaagggaagagaggagttttgaattgtgcgaatttaaaaaaaaaaatagcactgAAACTTTTTAAGCTTTGacagaaaatttttgaattttgacatCAAAATTTTTAACGGTAtcacaataaattttttaactaattaaaagttaTGGAAACAAAGTTAACactaaaatttcttaaaaataataccaaaattttttaactgtgacaccaaaatttttttctaacatatcattttttctactttttttcatattctaactttttttttctttctctcaacatgttcttgtttttcatattctgttatacaaaaatttttatgtatcttatattttatttcaaatggAAGATTTTATCtaaacaaatttattttaaagatGAATTGTATACTCGTATATCCTAAACAACAAATTGTCTCATAATATGGCGTgaaaatcaattcaaattttgtatatcATAGTAAAATTTTAGTGTTTTATATAACAAATTACAATGTCATTTCTATAtttcatttttgtgttttatctaataaattttgGTATCATTCTTCTTCTAAAAATGCTACAGGATCAACAGAAGTTATTATTTTTGATCAATAGTTAAttagtaatatttaaaagtatgggTTAAAAGTAAGATCAATTCAAATTCTATGTTTAtcgtaataaaattttaatattttatataacaaattccgatgtcatttctattttatttatgtgtTCTAATAAATTTCGATGTCATTcttctttttctaaaaaatattatagagccaacaaaatttattattttttatcaataattaaccaacaatatttaaaagtataaattaaaaatatattattagattgttggactaaaaaaattagattaataactaaaaaaactggcaaaaaaaaaacaataagagcttgtctttcttcttctccgccatatttttagtattttgttttttcttcatCATTGTTaatgttttgttttctttatccttctctttcataaattttctacaataaataaagaatgaaaaagaagaaaggaagaaaacgaataaaaaaaaagtgagtaTATATTACAATTTGATTAAATTTGGTTAGACAAAAAATTTagttatctaaaattttttatattttttggattgTAAATTTTGTCCTTTCTATAGGTCTATTAGTGTttcttaaattataattttttattaattttttttaagagggaagataagaaattagaaaatcaaTTATTTCTTTTTTCCAATAAAAGTGATTGAATGTGAgtgacattatttaatatttaaacaaaagaaaaacagagaaagtagaAAATTCCCATTATTTATTGCGTCGAAACAAGAGTGTTAGTATTACATGCAATAGAATTGTTTCTCTATAGCTTGTTTTGCTTTTCAGAATATCTTAGCAGAACCAGGCAGCAACAGTTTTTCCCTTTAACGACTTTAATTTTTACGGCTTGGTGTGACGAGCACTGAGTGAGGCAGATATATATCACACTCGTATCAGGCTTTAAATATTAAACTTTTaatataaatcttttttatttaattaaaaaataagaaataaaggaTTACACTAACAAAACTGACTGTATTTTGGTAAGTTAATTTTAGATTTAATTACCTGTTCGTATAGCCTTATCAAATTAGGCTTTTAgggaaaaaaatacataattctaaaatattttatattagaatattatataATTCATTCtacattaaacataaaataacattatgagaatattttatatttttaataaaaaataattagtaaaaacttaattaaaaatttttgtttaatataaaatttagaataaaatgacaattaaattttcgaaaatattgatTTTGAACTAATTAGTCTTTGAAGGAAAAAAAGTATCAAGTAAGTCCTCCAACATAGCAAACGATGGACATATATATCATTCTGTCAATAAATAgtgcaaaataaaatagaattatttatgtatttcgtTATTTACAGTGATACATATCTCGTTATTATCAcatgaatataaaaataatgtAGTTTTGGACCGGTGaaacattaattattttttgagttttcataATCATTTATCAACTGTTTTTTATTTATcacaaattttatcaaaataagtGAATTTTCGTTCTAAAAGTTGTTATCTACATGACtgtcttttatatataaatatatattttagagtaATTAATAGTATATATAAACATCGCCGTTAAGTTTTagttaataaattgataaaaaaatattatatgtctACTATTTACTATTCTGAAAGatcaaattagtatttttttctttaaaaattaattaatttaaagtcaaaattttcaagacctaattgtcactttattaaaaaatttaattataaattttaaattataaaaatataattaaaattttaataaaattatagaaattaatataataattaaatctatttttattattagaaaaatcATAAACGATACAGTAGAAGGAAAACATAGTTGTTAAATTTGATGCATCGGTATTATTAGGTTGGATggttaggtaatttttttttttaaatattattcgtATACTAAAATCGACTTTTTTTTGTTGAgaagagtcgaccggaaattttgcattaactatAAAATTATTCcgagagagagtttgacaacacaacatagggtgctcgtcatagATTTTTGCGTTGAGCAAAAATTGAGGAAAaaacatcatacgaagaacccaaggacgagggggtggcggatgaaaggtgaggaacaaagaagcttcctaagacgggtaggagaagaggcaaagtgggatgaaaatggaagcgcggaagagatgtggagggagatggcagaagttattagaagaacagcaaaagaaagttttggtgaatctaaaggaataggaccaagagacaaggagtcctggtagtggaatgcgagtatacaagaaaagataaagataaaaagggaatgctttaaagagtggtctttatgccgcaatgcagataactggaaaaaatataaggcggctaaaaaagagacaaaagtggctgtaagtgaagcaagaacaagagcatatgagagtctctaccagtctttgggcacgaaagaaggagaaaaaggtatatatagaatcacaaagagtcgggaaagaagaacgagagatttggatcaagttaagtgcataaaggataaggatggagaggtgttggctcaagaggagaagattaatgaaaggtggaagagctacttctacgagttatttaatgagggacagaagactcttccgagccttggtcgattatgcacaagggaagaagatcaaaactttgactactatcgaaggattcgagacttcgaggtaaaagaggctttaaagcagatgaaaaatggcagggcagtaggacctgataatttcccgattgaggtttggaagggtcttggagaaaaaggtatcaactggttaaccaagctttttaatgagattttaaggtcaaagaagatgcttgatgagtggagaaagagcacattggtacctatctacaagaataagggggatatacaaagttgcagaaattatagagggattaagcttatgagtcatactatgaagttatgggaaaagggtgatagaacggaggttgagaaaagagacacaagtaacagagaaccaatttagatttatgccaggcagatctaccactgaagcgatatacctattaagaaggatgatagagaggtatcatagtaataaaagggatctacatatggtgtttattgatttggaaaaagcgtatgatagggtaccaagggaggtcttatggaaggttttagaaaagaggagagtaagaatcgcatatattcggtcaataaagacatgtatgatggggccacaactagtgtgaagactcaaggtggtgtgacagaggaatttcctattggtataggattgcaccagggatcatccttaagtccataccttttcacattagtcttggaagtactcacagagcacatccaagagcctgtgccatggtgcatgctttttgccgatgatatcgtccttatgggagagtcaagggaagacctaaataagaagttggagttatggagagaagctctagaagtgtatggtctgcgcataagccgtagcaagacagaatatatggaatgtaagttcagtctgagaagggaaaactccaatatagaggtgaagattggagaaaatatcctacgaaaagttaaaaattttaagtatcatgggtgcatcatacaggataatggagagattgaacaggatgtaaatcataggatccaagcaggttggtcaaaatggcggagtgcatctggttttatatgcgacaaaaaagtgtctctaaaacttaaaggtaaattctatcgcaccgctataagaccggctatgctgtatggtacggagtgttggcggctaaaggggagcatagacataagctaagtgtggcagagatgaagatgttgagatggatgagtggtcatacgcgattggataaaataaggaatgaagatataagggagagagttggagtagcacccattgtggaaaagatggttgaatcgcatcTCAGGtgatttggacatgtgagaagaagaccgatagaatatCCAGTCAGGAGgttggatgagatggaagatggtcAAAGgacgaaaggcagaggaagacctaagaagaccatctatgaggtggtcaaacgagatctacatgtaaacggtctctttgtagacatgatacatgacagagcacaatggcgtcgtttgattcatgtagctgaccccacttagtgggataaggctttgttgttgtttattattcgtatactaaaatcaaccactaatgtatttgtatataaatatatgtgtggtttaatttatttttaatatgtatttatagtttaatatatattttatattgatgagtgattttaatggctaattttaatatgttaggagtatatttttttttcttgttaataGTTTTGTATTCGAGTATTGAGGAATAAATGCTTTTACCAAAATGCCCGTTTAAACTATCATAATTGCTAGAGACATCAATCAAATTACTCAACACTTCAATAAGGTTTAGggcaaaaaatcatattaaacCAAATAGAAGAAGTATTTACACGATTCTACCAAAGCTAAAATCGTGACATAGATCATCTAAAAGtatattttaatgtaatttaaattaaGCCAATTCGAACTATGAAACTAATAGTAATTTGAATTAATAGGGAAGTGTAATTCGTATTTAATAAATTCGAATTATGCATGCATGTCGTCCTAGGTAGTCCAAATCAGCACGATTCGAATTATGTATGCATCTTTTATTAAGGTAGTTCAAATCGTACTGATTCGAATTAAGGAAGTCAGACATAGTAGTTCGAATGAGATTGCTTCGaactatatatataattcgaaattGGATGTTTCGAATTATGAAGCTCCAGATGTGTACAAATATGGTGTAAACATGAATTCCTCTCATTAGAGTGAAACACAATGGCTAGTGCGGAGAGTTTTTTAGTGTTGGTGTATTATAGAGGGTCAAGTAAGAAAAAAACACGTTCAGGTGTTAAATTTACTGATAAGGATCCCCTCAATATTTTTCTGAAACCTACAACGAGCTTCATTGACTTCTTGAATTCTATAATACAGAAACTTGGGCTGCAAGGTGTGAAATGGGTTGAGAAGTTATTCTACCGCATTCCGATCTCAGTGCGGTGATGACGTGAAGTACGATTCGTTTGTCATAGAGAGTGACGAGGATTTGGAGGTCTTGTTCCATTGTCGTCGGCAGTTTCCCGAGGTTAGGACATCGGAGCTATtggcaaagctggttgatgtggtCTCTAGCTCAggtggttcgaaccggaatacccaAACTCCAACAACAGTAGCCTGTTCTAGTTTGAGTCTAGTTGGTGCATCTTCATCCGTGCCTGTGATTGCACCTCAGGATGAGCATGTGGCCTCCCCGTCGTTTGTCGTTGATCTCAACCGCAGTGATGGGAGAGAAGTTGGTATCATTGATAGGGCGCCGATTTCATTACAGTGTGGGGGCACCGACTCGTATGGACGTTGCATTgctgaatgatgatgatgttgatgatgtGGAGCCGGACATCATTGCTTATGATAGTGGTGATGACATAACAGCGAGTAATCTAGGTGGGGCTAGTAGTGGTTCCAGCTCAGGGACTCAGCAGTACCCCCCCATACTTTTtatctttggacttggatgcaaTGAGAAATGAAGGGGTTCTTGGGGAACCTAATGGATTTGGTGCCAGAGATACGCAGGGTACCGGAGGTCTATCAGAATTTTAGGTTGGTCAGCAGTTTCAGGATAAAGAGGAGGCTGTGTTAAGCGTGAAGACGTCTAGCATCCGACGGGGGGTATAGTACAAAGTGGTGGAGTCTGATTATCGCAACTACCTTGGAAAGTATACTGAATTTGGCaacgggtgcacatggttgattaggATCAGTCTTAGCCAGCGCAAGGGTATTTGGGAGGTAGAACAGTACAACGGACCTCATACTTGTTTGGTCATGTCGATCTCGAGCGATCACAGGAGTGTTGATTATCATGTGATCTCGGCCTACATCATGCCAATGGTTAGAGTTGACGCATCCGTCTGTATCAAGGTAATGCTGAATGCGACAGAGACACATTTCGGGTTTAGGCCGACTTATAGAAGGGTTTGGTTGGCTAAGCAGAAGGCCGTGGAAAAGATTTACGGAGattgggatgagtcatacaatGAGCTGCCACAATGGGTCTTAGGTTGTAACTAacgatgcctggtactgttgcAGTGTTGAGAACGAGTCCTGTTCGAGTGGGTGGGTAGGTGGACGACTCGCAAGCCTATTTTCATCGGCTTTTCTAGACATTCCCACCGTGTATTGAGGTATTCTGTCATTGCAAGATGTTGTTAAGTATTGACAGGACCCACCTGTACGGTAAATACGGGGGTACACTGCTCGTTGCAATTGCACAAGATGGAAACTCTAACATCCTGCCTGTTGCATTTACACTCGTGGAGGTTGAGAATGCTGAGTTCTGGTTTTTTTCTATCCCATCTCCGTCAGCACGTGACCCCGCAGTCGGGTATCTTGGTGATATCAGATAGGCACGACGGTATTAACGCCGCACTTGAGGCTCCCGACGGAGGTTGGCTACCACCTGCTGCAAATTTTGCCCTCACTTTTAAGGGCAAGGATGCACAGAGGATTCTTGTGAATACGGCATATGCCAAGACTGCCACGTGTGACTGGACTAACAGGATTGAGTATGCAATGTGGACTCAGCATCAGGATGAGGGTAGGAGATTTGGCCATATGACGACGAATATTTTCGAGTGTGTCAATTCCATACTGAAGGGTGTCAGGAACCTTCCGATGTGTTCACTAGTGAAGGCCAGTTACGGGAGGTTGGCCGAGATATTTGTTAACAAAGGGAGAAAGGCAAAGGCCCAGATGGGAACCGGACAGTAGTTCAGTCAACATATGGTGAAGGCTATAGAGGCAAATCTGAAGACATCGAGGTGCTTCacagttactttttatgacaaagATAATTATGAGTTCACTGTCGCCGAGACCATGCCTACTGGATCATTCTCACTTGGTAGTTACAGAGTATCACTCAGTGCTCAGACATATGATTGTGGATATTTTTAGGCACTTCATTATCCTTACTGTCATGCCTTAGCCTATTGTGCTTATTCACGACTCACTTGGCATCCCTATGTGCATCAGGTGTATCATCTTAGCTTGGTGTTCAGTGTGTATCGAATGAGATTCACCCCTCCCGTCCCTGAGGGGTTTTGGCCACCGTACAATGGACTCACAGTCATACCAGATCCCTCGAAGAGGCGTGCGAGTGAAGGGCATCCCAAGACCACCAGGATTCGGACTACCATGGACGAGGTTGATCCGAACAGACCCAAGAGATATGGTCTATGTAGATAGTCAGGACATACACGTAGGAGGTGTCCACAGGGCGGTGTCACCACGGGAATCGGGGTCGATGTCTAGTCGTTAGTCAGATTAGTTGTGTACTTTATTGAGATTATGTACTTTATTGTTAGCTATTTCCTAGTTTCATATTTGCAACTATTGTGTTATGTTAtacgaaaaatttttttttggtacgCGATGAGTTGTCTTAATCCCCTATTAAATTTGTGTGACAGATTGTTTCATGATATAAATTGTTGACAACGACGATTAGCGTGAATAAACACTAATATATTTAACATATGCAATACGATATAAACTAATAACAACAGTAATTGGATATAAACTAATAATAGTATAAAGTCAGTTTCAAACACAAGTGTTAACCTGTTCACTAAAT from Arachis hypogaea cultivar Tifrunner chromosome 10, arahy.Tifrunner.gnm2.J5K5, whole genome shotgun sequence includes:
- the LOC112715110 gene encoding protein terminal ear1 homolog, whose translation is MGETGIIFRFPGNLDPRAQEFIPTNTTHTPLPQLATVFPLPHHPYTAQPSYPPYPYPYAPSLGVGVLPFHDAQLPHAAAAAAAVPFPHFTSAAYAAPPPPFPSPHLSTSPTRSLLLSPLPSDLAVSESSLRRELEVFGDVRGVQMEALHDGIVTVHFYDLRDAETALTAIRQQHMQHQERLRNHYASLFKARSAFPLPPPPPVVSPPAPGLIAGRAVWAQYVLPVCNAVPDGQNQGTVVVFNLDSDVSAENLKRVFEAFGAVKELRDTPSKKNQRFVEFYDVRDAAKALKEMDGKEIYGRKVVIEFSRPGGQSRKFFHSPASKQKSLNLNNVPPFYASNHPHHVQRKNSRRFGSSCWNSSCSTTFPQLPLWKSSGGGSKGSVNGGSDSGSVEAVGNAVSEEQLQRRSDASQKRSPVKESGEVGEGSVKHHYQQHHQQQHIVKSRHWKGKQGKKHETRFLIREDAIVESSSRDPRTTVMIKNIPNKYSQKLLLNMLDNHCIHCNEQIGDDEDQPLSSYDFVYLPIDFNNKCNVGYGFVNMTSPEATLRLYKAFHLQHWEVFNSRKICEVTYARVQGLEALKEHFKNSKFPCEMEHYLPVVFSPPRDGKSLTEPLPIVGNNKNNHHHHHSIIIPMAMMNVQNGVQNSDEDDDDFDDDDRATRSASTIACEDVHSSQSGGVCDDD